One Arvicanthis niloticus isolate mArvNil1 chromosome 3, mArvNil1.pat.X, whole genome shotgun sequence DNA segment encodes these proteins:
- the LOC143441853 gene encoding uncharacterized protein LOC143441853, whose protein sequence is MSSSKHSKGPGFKTWCYQKRKQKINNGELSKLAILNVQSLISTAVLQDREGFSPGPGALGEWAGVGSPVGDRGEWGGARARGAGAEYLERTGTGKEFRASRVLSPTPSGVPGARTGAPRREGSPQFGPKRKLSGPRLHLTPRHPSTPRPPGRPPRPGQAARSGAEWGINKPNSYRNPGAPSARCPGTGCCRTVPTLRPRRPGPRCPAFRPAGEPGAGAGCNPPARPEAPGDPRGAGGLWRGGRARPPRGPRPRAPPFRSTPGARPAQAAPLAALSPQPEPPPSLPAGVPEAPGAPSPATPAPAPLTLSFSARGLAWAGESPASL, encoded by the exons ATGTCAAGTTCAAAGCACtcaaaaggccctgggttcaaaacTTGGTGCTaccaaaaaaggaaacagaaaataaataatggcGAGCTAAGCAAACTCGCCATTCTGAACGTGCAGAGCCTCATTTCCACAGCCGTGCTACAGGACAG AGAAGGCTTCTCCCCGGGCCCCGGAGCTCTTGGGGAATGGGCTGGAGTTGGCAGCCCCGTCGGGGATCGCGGGGAGTGGGGTGGGGCGCGGGCGAGGGGTGCAGGGGCGGAGTACCTTGAACGGACAGGAACTGGCAAAGAGTTTCGAGCCAGCCGAGTGCTCTCCCCCACGCCCTCGGGGGTCCCGGGCGCTAGGACCGGGGCTCCCCGGAGAGAAGGCAGCCCCCAATTCGGGCCTAAAAGGAAACTTTCCGGGCCGCGGCTGCACCTGACTCCTCGCCACCCCTCCACCCCACGCCCGCCAGGCCGCCCGCCCCGCCCCGGCCAGGCCGCCCGGAGCGGCGCGGAGTGGGGGATAAATAAACCCAACAGTTACCGGAATCCGGGGGCCCCGTCAGCGCGATGCCCGGGGACGGGGTGCTGCCGCACAGTCCCCACTCTAAGGCCCCGCCGCCCCGGTCCCCGCTGCCCGGCCTTCCGTCCCGCGGGAGAGCCTGGGGCCGGCGCAGGATGCAACCCGCCCGCCCGCCCCGAGGCCCCGGGGGACCCCAGGGGCGCGGGAGGCCTGTGGCGCGGGGGCAGGGCGCGGCCGCCGCGGGGCCCGAGGCCTAGGGCGCCCCCCTTCCGCAGCACTCCCGGGGCCCGGCCCGCGCAGGCCGCGCCGCTCGCCGCGCTCAGTCCGCAGCCGGAACCCCCGCCGTCGCTGCCCGCAGGCGTCCCCGAGGCCCCCGGTGCCCCATCCCCCGCCACCCCAGCGCCGGCCCCACTCACCCTTTCATTCTCCGCCCGCGGCCTGGCGTGGGCCGGCGAATCCCCGGCCTCAC TCTGA